One Halostagnicola kamekurae DNA segment encodes these proteins:
- the phaC gene encoding class III poly(R)-hydroxyalkanoic acid synthase subunit PhaC: MKNPYTLAMDMQRQAWEGAAELAEKTRVAPERTETLENVEVGQTPSEVVYEENKLELLHYEPKTEEQRDVPILIVYALINKPYILDLQPDRSVVQTLLEAGFDVYLIDWGEPSALDRSLTLEDYVDRYIDNCVDVVRDRSGEDEINILGYCMGGTKSAMYASLYPEKVKNLALMASGLCFAGDGGVLELWGDEDYYDPDRVTDAYGNVPAEFLDVGFALMDPVANNVTKYVRFYDNMEDEDFVENFARMERWLSEGIDVAGATYEEFITDIYQENKLMENELVLGDRRVDLENIEMPVLQIVAEYDHLIPPNASKPFNDAIASEDTEILEFPTGHIGMSVSSRSHDELWPKVCEWFEQRAESDLESETGPDAGGEPADTDESDAALATDVDGDETGVDAGSGPGVGDDGVEIEIDGTDASGDLTGLSGVGDAYAEDLREAGVETIDDLAAASAADLATETGISPARLEDWIEQARSR, translated from the coding sequence ATGAAAAACCCATACACACTCGCGATGGACATGCAACGGCAGGCCTGGGAAGGGGCCGCCGAGCTCGCCGAAAAGACCCGCGTGGCGCCCGAACGGACGGAAACGCTCGAGAACGTCGAAGTCGGCCAGACGCCGAGCGAGGTCGTCTACGAGGAGAACAAACTCGAGTTGTTACACTACGAGCCGAAGACCGAAGAGCAACGCGACGTGCCGATCCTGATCGTCTACGCGCTGATCAACAAACCGTATATCCTCGACTTACAGCCCGACCGATCGGTCGTTCAAACGCTGCTCGAGGCCGGATTCGACGTGTACCTCATCGACTGGGGCGAGCCTTCGGCGCTGGATCGCTCGCTCACGCTCGAGGACTACGTCGACCGGTACATCGACAACTGCGTCGACGTCGTCCGCGACCGATCTGGCGAGGACGAGATCAACATCCTTGGCTACTGCATGGGCGGCACGAAATCGGCCATGTACGCCTCCCTCTACCCGGAGAAGGTCAAGAACCTCGCACTGATGGCGTCGGGGCTCTGCTTCGCCGGCGACGGCGGCGTCCTCGAACTGTGGGGCGACGAAGACTACTACGACCCGGATCGGGTCACCGACGCCTACGGCAACGTCCCCGCCGAGTTCCTCGATGTCGGCTTCGCACTGATGGATCCCGTCGCGAACAACGTGACGAAGTACGTCCGCTTTTACGACAACATGGAAGACGAGGACTTCGTCGAGAACTTCGCGCGGATGGAACGCTGGCTCTCGGAGGGGATCGACGTCGCCGGGGCCACCTACGAGGAGTTCATCACCGACATCTACCAGGAGAACAAGCTGATGGAGAACGAACTCGTCCTCGGCGACCGGCGCGTCGACCTCGAGAACATCGAGATGCCGGTCCTCCAGATCGTCGCCGAGTACGACCACCTCATCCCGCCGAACGCTTCGAAGCCGTTCAACGACGCGATCGCCTCCGAGGACACCGAGATCCTCGAGTTCCCCACCGGCCACATCGGCATGTCGGTCTCCTCGCGGAGCCACGACGAACTCTGGCCGAAGGTCTGTGAGTGGTTCGAACAGCGGGCAGAGAGCGACCTCGAGTCGGAGACGGGGCCCGATGCCGGTGGCGAGCCTGCGGATACAGACGAATCGGATGCTGCACTCGCTACGGATGTCGACGGTGACGAGACCGGCGTCGACGCCGGTTCCGGCCCTGGCGTCGGCGATGACGGCGTCGAAATCGAGATCGATGGAACCGATGCCAGCGGGGACCTCACCGGCCTTTCCGGCGTCGGCGACGCCTACGCCGAAGACCTCCGAGAGGCGGGAGTCGAGACGATCGACGACCTGGCCGCGGCATCCGCCGCGGATCTGGCGACGGAGACCGGCATCTCACCGGCACGACTCGAGGACTGGATCGAGCAGGCCCGATCGAGATAA
- a CDS encoding beta-ketoacyl-ACP reductase, which translates to MSMDGRTCVITGSARGIGRGIAEYLGAEGANVVINYRSSEGDAHDAVDAIEDAGGSAVTAQADVSDREAVEHMREVCLEAFGPADVLVNNAGITADQQFTEMSREDWDRVMDVNLGGMFNCTQTFYDDIWNAEEGRLINISSVVGKQGNFGQANYAAAKSGMFGFTRTIALELAQGGSTANCVAPGFTATDMVETVPEHVLERIISSVPLERLAEVEDIAAVVRFLASEDSSYVTGEVIDVNGGMDL; encoded by the coding sequence ATGTCAATGGATGGGCGAACCTGCGTCATCACCGGCTCGGCTCGAGGCATCGGTCGAGGAATCGCCGAGTACCTTGGAGCCGAGGGTGCGAACGTCGTCATCAACTATCGCTCGTCGGAGGGGGACGCTCACGACGCGGTCGACGCGATCGAAGACGCTGGCGGTTCGGCGGTCACCGCCCAGGCCGATGTCTCCGACCGCGAAGCCGTCGAACACATGCGTGAGGTCTGTCTCGAGGCCTTCGGCCCGGCGGACGTGCTGGTGAACAACGCCGGCATCACCGCGGATCAACAGTTCACCGAAATGTCTCGAGAGGACTGGGACCGCGTGATGGACGTCAACCTCGGTGGAATGTTCAACTGCACGCAGACGTTCTACGACGACATCTGGAACGCCGAGGAGGGCCGGCTGATCAACATCTCGAGCGTCGTCGGCAAGCAGGGCAACTTCGGGCAGGCGAACTACGCGGCAGCCAAGAGCGGTATGTTCGGTTTCACCCGGACCATCGCGCTCGAACTCGCACAAGGCGGTTCAACCGCGAACTGCGTCGCACCGGGCTTTACCGCGACGGACATGGTCGAGACCGTTCCCGAGCACGTCCTCGAGCGGATCATCTCGAGCGTTCCCTTGGAACGACTCGCCGAAGTCGAGGACATCGCCGCCGTCGTCCGATTCCTCGCGAGCGAAGACTCCTCGTACGTGACGGGCGAAGTGATCGACGTCAACGGCGGAATGGATCTCTGA
- a CDS encoding poly(R)-hydroxyalkanoic acid synthase subunit PhaE, protein MTDPASQMHDWNAAAEQWNEQFLEALEQNMEAQAQFVESWSETVGEATEENDISEGVEGYARAYETWMDASQQMVERMNDQFEGEDVDIEEFRDIWLNTANDAFKDVMSTTAFAKMTGETVGDVLEAQQQADEAAETTLRTLGFATESDVVEVGDRLVELERRQHAVERKLDRVLEHLEDESGD, encoded by the coding sequence ATGACAGACCCAGCATCCCAGATGCACGACTGGAACGCCGCGGCCGAGCAGTGGAACGAACAGTTTCTCGAGGCGCTCGAGCAGAACATGGAAGCCCAGGCCCAGTTCGTCGAGAGTTGGTCGGAGACGGTCGGCGAAGCCACCGAGGAGAACGACATCTCCGAGGGCGTCGAGGGCTACGCTCGAGCCTACGAGACGTGGATGGACGCCTCCCAGCAGATGGTCGAGCGGATGAACGACCAGTTCGAGGGCGAGGACGTCGACATCGAGGAGTTCCGCGACATCTGGCTCAACACGGCCAACGACGCGTTCAAGGACGTGATGTCCACGACGGCGTTCGCCAAGATGACCGGCGAAACCGTCGGCGACGTGCTCGAGGCCCAACAGCAGGCCGACGAAGCCGCCGAAACGACGCTACGAACGCTCGGGTTCGCGACCGAGAGCGACGTGGTCGAAGTCGGCGACCGCCTCGTCGAACTCGAGCGACGCCAACACGCCGTCGAGCGGAAGCTCGATCGAGTCCTCGAGCACCTCGAAGACGAATCCGGGGACTGA
- a CDS encoding AbrB/MazE/SpoVT family DNA-binding domain-containing protein, producing the protein MTDDSDRSPWFPPAMFTEQMQEAGEQVAQSQQEMLKQMMQAGTANPLEGMSSLGPMNMGTATFKARVQSGGRVSIPGPERDALDIEEGDIVQTIVVPVKRDREDE; encoded by the coding sequence ATGACGGACGACTCCGACCGATCACCGTGGTTCCCGCCCGCGATGTTTACAGAGCAGATGCAGGAAGCCGGTGAGCAGGTCGCACAATCCCAGCAGGAGATGCTGAAACAGATGATGCAGGCCGGTACGGCGAACCCGCTCGAGGGAATGTCGTCGCTCGGTCCGATGAACATGGGCACGGCGACGTTCAAGGCCCGTGTCCAGAGCGGCGGCCGAGTCAGCATTCCCGGCCCCGAACGCGACGCCCTTGATATCGAAGAAGGAGACATCGTGCAGACGATCGTCGTCCCCGTCAAACGCGACCGAGAGGACGAATAA